Proteins encoded within one genomic window of Rossellomorea vietnamensis:
- a CDS encoding VanW family protein codes for MFLLKLTAIGLLVYPSTGSHDHLHIQSSNHTPISVERHYLEVPLLDEPLMNEKHYEDVVSHIQNRVYTPPHNAYINEHNRIVPEEAGYKLHERKFRGLVDGFLLSKGSRVIEPPLLTLYPKVDSEILAHIRTQKIGQYVTFFNRHNEERTQNITLATKKINNTVVFPGEVFSFNGVVGKRTKEKGYKKAPVIVRGELSEDIGGGICQVSSTLYNAVDQAGVTILERYHHSKRVPYVPKGRDATVSWYGPDFTFKNAYNQPLLIRAKVAGGQVIITVHSSDLINVKKRKVPSASRELPQEKQVDHSIQN; via the coding sequence ATGTTTTTGCTTAAACTGACCGCGATTGGTCTGTTAGTGTATCCGTCAACGGGAAGTCATGATCACTTACATATCCAGTCATCAAATCACACACCCATTTCGGTTGAACGCCACTACCTGGAGGTACCATTACTGGATGAACCATTAATGAATGAAAAACACTATGAAGATGTTGTTTCACATATCCAGAATAGGGTCTACACCCCTCCGCATAATGCCTATATAAATGAACATAACCGGATCGTACCTGAAGAAGCCGGATATAAGCTTCATGAAAGGAAATTCCGTGGTCTGGTCGATGGTTTCTTGTTATCAAAGGGATCGAGAGTGATCGAACCTCCATTGTTGACCTTATATCCAAAGGTGGACAGTGAAATCCTCGCTCATATACGTACCCAAAAGATCGGGCAGTATGTTACGTTCTTTAATAGACATAATGAAGAACGAACGCAGAATATTACCCTGGCAACCAAAAAAATCAACAATACGGTGGTGTTTCCAGGCGAAGTATTCTCTTTTAATGGCGTGGTCGGAAAAAGAACGAAAGAAAAGGGATATAAAAAAGCCCCAGTCATTGTAAGAGGGGAACTTTCAGAAGATATCGGGGGCGGTATCTGCCAGGTATCATCAACCTTATATAATGCGGTGGATCAAGCGGGCGTAACCATATTGGAAAGGTATCACCACTCAAAACGAGTGCCATATGTCCCCAAGGGCAGGGATGCCACCGTGAGCTGGTACGGACCCGATTTCACCTTTAAAAATGCTTATAATCAGCCTCTTCTCATCCGGGCAAAAGTTGCAGGTGGGCAAGTGATCATAACCGTGCATTCATCTGATCTTATCAATGTAAAAAAACGAAAGGTCCCAAGCGCCT
- a CDS encoding DedA family protein yields the protein MKLIKELGMWGLFAGNAIEASSLPFPGALVTLTYGYVLDPSPMKLLILALTSSAIYTIFSFIPYGIGFKLKDKIKEKTSSKKIEKGQKWFRKCGLWSIAITRPLGIGNYVSYVAGISKVNKWKFGGLTFIGIFPITLTMLIVGKNGNLKSVQSLMSHIQTYLLIGGAVLLIGYLLYKFVYKPKAKSACLQDETTIAKQAE from the coding sequence ATGAAATTAATTAAGGAGTTGGGAATGTGGGGGTTATTCGCTGGAAATGCCATTGAAGCGTCTTCATTGCCTTTTCCAGGCGCCCTTGTGACGCTGACTTATGGATACGTTTTGGATCCATCCCCAATGAAGCTATTAATATTAGCGCTCACCAGCAGTGCCATCTATACCATTTTTAGTTTCATCCCTTATGGTATCGGATTTAAACTGAAGGATAAAATCAAGGAAAAAACCAGTTCGAAGAAAATTGAAAAGGGGCAGAAGTGGTTTCGGAAATGTGGATTGTGGAGTATTGCGATTACGAGACCCCTCGGCATCGGTAATTATGTCTCCTATGTTGCAGGTATCAGTAAAGTGAATAAGTGGAAATTTGGAGGATTAACCTTTATAGGGATATTCCCGATCACCCTCACGATGTTAATAGTCGGGAAAAATGGTAATTTGAAATCCGTTCAATCCTTGATGAGTCATATTCAGACCTATCTTCTCATCGGAGGGGCTGTGCTCCTGATTGGGTACCTGTTATATAAGTTCGTGTATAAACCAAAAGCAAAGTCCGCTTGTTTACAAGATGAAACAACTATCGCCAAGCAAGCTGAATAA
- the mutL gene encoding DNA mismatch repair endonuclease MutL, with amino-acid sequence MVKIFQLNDSLSNKIAAGEVVERPASVVKELLENSIDAGGTVIEIHIEEAGLQSIRIIDNGDGIEKEDVQTAFKRHATSKIKDENDLFRIRTLGFRGEALPSIASVSYFTLKTSTGEGPGTSIELQGGEVHSIESTSSRKGTDITVSQLFFNTPARLKYMKTIHTELGNITDVVNRIALAHPFVSIKLLHNGKSLLHTNGNGDVRQVLAAIYGVGIAKKMVPIEVESLDFKVKGFISLPEVTRASRNYISTMINGRFIKNYALAKAIGEGYHTLLPIGRHPIVLLSIEMDPILVDVNVHPSKMEVRISKEAELNALVTEGIKRVFKGKELIPSGSLSPKLAQPKSEQTYMNLDHAARRQEGKYGNSDSVREPLLPKEEMVKLYEPQPPVIEAEDSIVSNEEPLQGYPVEEESREQPIQEIDEEKETFRVPTLYLVGQMHGTYIFAQNERGLYIIDQHAAQERIKYEFYKEKVGQVAKELQELLVPLTLEFSTDEYIKINESRSLLEEVGVFLEDFGYNSFIVRAHPQWFPKGEEQETIEEMIEQIIKMNKVDIKKLREEAAIMMSCKGSIKANHHLRNEDMQALLDELRRTSDPFTCPHGRPIIIHYSTYEMEKMFKRIM; translated from the coding sequence GTGGTGAAAATATTTCAGCTTAATGATTCCCTTTCTAATAAAATTGCAGCAGGGGAAGTGGTGGAACGACCGGCTTCTGTGGTGAAGGAACTCCTTGAAAATAGCATCGATGCAGGCGGGACCGTCATCGAAATTCATATCGAGGAAGCAGGTTTACAATCCATACGCATCATCGATAATGGCGACGGAATTGAGAAGGAAGATGTCCAAACAGCCTTTAAGCGTCATGCAACAAGTAAGATCAAAGACGAAAATGATCTATTCCGAATCCGGACGTTGGGATTCAGGGGAGAAGCACTTCCGAGTATTGCTTCTGTTTCTTATTTCACATTGAAAACCAGTACGGGCGAAGGTCCCGGTACGAGTATTGAACTCCAGGGTGGAGAAGTCCATTCGATTGAAAGCACGTCCTCCAGAAAAGGAACGGACATCACAGTTTCACAACTGTTCTTCAATACACCTGCACGGTTAAAATATATGAAAACCATTCATACGGAGCTTGGAAATATAACGGATGTAGTGAACCGGATCGCCCTTGCCCATCCCTTTGTCTCGATCAAGCTTCTCCATAATGGCAAATCGCTTTTGCACACGAATGGCAATGGGGATGTCCGGCAGGTCCTTGCCGCGATTTACGGAGTCGGGATAGCAAAGAAAATGGTACCGATCGAAGTGGAGTCCCTTGATTTTAAAGTAAAAGGCTTCATATCCCTTCCTGAGGTCACCCGTGCATCAAGGAATTACATTTCGACGATGATCAACGGGAGATTCATCAAGAACTATGCACTGGCGAAAGCGATCGGGGAAGGTTATCACACACTTCTCCCCATCGGACGGCATCCCATCGTGCTCCTTAGTATCGAGATGGACCCGATCCTGGTGGATGTGAATGTGCATCCGTCGAAAATGGAGGTCCGCATCAGTAAGGAAGCAGAGCTCAATGCGTTGGTGACGGAAGGAATCAAGAGGGTGTTTAAAGGAAAGGAACTGATTCCGTCAGGATCCCTCTCACCTAAACTGGCTCAGCCGAAGTCGGAGCAGACATACATGAATCTCGATCACGCGGCGAGGCGACAAGAAGGTAAATATGGTAACAGTGACTCCGTCCGGGAGCCGTTGCTGCCTAAAGAAGAGATGGTGAAGCTGTATGAGCCGCAGCCTCCTGTCATTGAGGCGGAAGACAGCATCGTATCAAATGAAGAACCTCTTCAAGGATACCCTGTCGAAGAAGAATCCCGGGAACAACCTATTCAAGAAATCGACGAGGAAAAGGAAACATTCAGGGTTCCCACTCTTTATCTTGTCGGGCAAATGCATGGTACGTATATATTCGCCCAAAATGAACGTGGTCTTTATATCATTGATCAGCATGCGGCTCAGGAACGGATAAAGTATGAATTTTATAAAGAGAAAGTGGGGCAGGTCGCGAAAGAGCTTCAGGAACTCCTTGTTCCCCTTACACTTGAGTTCTCCACGGATGAGTATATAAAGATCAATGAATCACGTTCTCTCCTTGAAGAAGTAGGGGTTTTCCTTGAGGACTTCGGATACAACAGTTTCATCGTACGTGCCCATCCACAGTGGTTTCCTAAAGGGGAAGAGCAGGAAACCATCGAAGAGATGATTGAGCAGATCATCAAGATGAACAAGGTCGATATTAAAAAGCTCAGGGAAGAAGCAGCCATCATGATGAGTTGCAAGGGATCCATCAAAGCAAACCATCATTTGAGGAATGAGGATATGCAGGCGCTGCTGGATGAATTAAGAAGAACCAGCGATCCATTCACCTGTCCTCACGGTCGACCGATTATCATTCATTATTCCACCTATGAAATGGAAAAAATGTTTAAACGGATTATGTAA
- the mutS gene encoding DNA mismatch repair protein MutS, translating to MTQYTPMIKQYLQVKAEYQDAFLFFRLGDFYEMFFDDAVKASQELEITLTSRDGGGKERIPMCGVPYHSAPNYIEQLIDKGFKVAICEQTEDPKQAKGVVRREVVQLITPGTVMDGKGLNDKENNYIASVTAFDDDTYGLAYSDLTTGETKVTVVLEGLQALMNELATIGAKEVVIHPDLSDEIQGRIKERTDVTLSFEQESNPGHAFTHLVEPLKQGKLIQASSLLFHYLFRTQKRSLDHLQVVETYQLHQFMKMDYYSKRNLELTETIRSKGKKGSLLWLLDETMTAMGARLLKQWIDRPLIHKHVIEKRQTVVQVLLERFFERQDLRERLKEVYDLERLSGRVAFGNVNGRDLIQLKKSLQQIPVLKQLIQSLENDATDELVARLDPCEELTDLLEKALIENPPLSIKEGSLIQDGYHEELDQYRDASKNGKSWIAKLERDERERTGIRSLKVGFNRVFGYYIEVTRANLQHLEEGRYERKQTLTNAERFITPELKEKESLILQADEKSVDLEYELFIGIRERVKEFIPRLQKLAKLVSELDVLQCFATVSEKRHYTRPVFNDERRIVLKDGRHPVVEKVMGAQEYVPNDCYMDEEREVFLITGPNMSGKSTYMRQVALTSVLAQIGCYVPASEANLPVFDQVFTRIGAADDLISGQSTFMVEMLEAKNAIIHATQQSLILFDEIGRGTSTYDGMALAQAIIEYIHEHIGAKTLFSTHYHELTVLEEELAKVKNVHVSAMEQNGKLVFLHKIKEGAADKSYGIHVAELAELPQALIQRANEILLELERKEEPSSSNEVAASRESFIEKRETSEEDLAQLSFFGAEKSEKKEKLNSKEKKCIEELKKLDILEMTPLDAMNTLYGIQKKLKQ from the coding sequence ATGACACAATATACTCCAATGATAAAACAATACTTACAAGTAAAGGCAGAATACCAGGATGCCTTTTTATTTTTTCGTTTAGGCGATTTTTATGAAATGTTTTTTGATGATGCCGTCAAAGCATCCCAGGAACTTGAAATAACCTTAACAAGCCGTGATGGGGGCGGAAAGGAACGAATCCCCATGTGCGGTGTACCCTATCATTCTGCTCCTAATTACATAGAGCAGCTCATCGATAAAGGATTTAAAGTAGCGATATGCGAACAGACCGAAGATCCTAAGCAAGCCAAGGGGGTAGTGAGACGGGAAGTCGTCCAGCTCATTACACCAGGTACGGTGATGGATGGGAAAGGTCTGAATGACAAAGAAAATAACTATATTGCTTCCGTCACCGCTTTTGATGATGATACGTATGGACTTGCCTATAGTGACCTTACAACAGGTGAAACCAAGGTGACGGTCGTTTTAGAAGGACTCCAGGCGTTGATGAATGAATTAGCCACCATTGGGGCGAAAGAAGTGGTCATCCATCCTGATCTTTCTGATGAAATTCAGGGCAGGATCAAAGAAAGAACCGATGTTACCTTATCCTTTGAGCAGGAATCGAATCCAGGACATGCTTTCACCCATCTCGTGGAACCACTGAAGCAAGGGAAACTCATCCAAGCTTCTTCACTCCTGTTCCATTATTTATTCCGAACACAGAAAAGGAGTTTGGATCACCTGCAAGTCGTTGAAACGTATCAGCTTCACCAGTTTATGAAAATGGATTATTATTCGAAGCGGAACCTGGAGCTGACAGAAACCATCCGTTCCAAAGGGAAGAAAGGGTCACTTCTTTGGCTGTTGGATGAAACGATGACCGCGATGGGTGCCCGCCTTTTGAAGCAATGGATCGATCGTCCACTCATTCATAAACATGTAATTGAAAAGCGTCAGACAGTGGTGCAGGTGTTATTGGAACGCTTCTTTGAAAGGCAGGATCTGAGAGAACGCCTGAAAGAAGTATATGATCTCGAGAGGCTGTCTGGCCGCGTCGCCTTCGGAAATGTAAACGGACGTGATTTGATCCAGTTGAAAAAATCCCTGCAACAGATCCCGGTGTTAAAACAATTGATCCAATCGCTGGAAAATGATGCAACCGATGAACTTGTCGCCAGGCTCGACCCTTGTGAAGAGTTGACGGATCTTCTCGAAAAGGCATTGATCGAAAATCCTCCCTTGTCTATAAAAGAAGGAAGTTTGATTCAGGATGGGTATCATGAAGAACTGGATCAATACCGTGACGCGAGTAAAAATGGTAAATCATGGATTGCGAAGCTTGAACGGGATGAAAGGGAAAGGACTGGAATAAGGTCACTTAAAGTAGGATTTAACCGGGTATTTGGATACTACATCGAAGTAACGAGAGCGAATCTGCAGCACTTGGAAGAGGGACGATATGAACGGAAGCAGACTTTAACCAATGCGGAGCGGTTCATCACCCCGGAATTGAAAGAGAAAGAATCCCTTATCCTCCAGGCTGATGAAAAGAGTGTGGATTTAGAATATGAATTATTCATTGGAATACGTGAAAGGGTAAAGGAATTTATCCCGCGCCTGCAAAAACTGGCTAAACTTGTCAGTGAATTGGACGTTCTACAGTGCTTTGCAACAGTCAGCGAGAAACGTCACTACACCCGCCCTGTCTTCAATGACGAAAGAAGAATCGTGTTGAAAGATGGACGGCATCCCGTGGTGGAAAAAGTGATGGGTGCACAGGAGTATGTTCCGAATGATTGTTATATGGATGAGGAAAGGGAAGTCTTTCTCATCACCGGACCCAATATGTCCGGTAAAAGCACCTATATGAGACAGGTGGCCCTAACGAGCGTCCTGGCCCAGATCGGGTGTTATGTCCCTGCAAGTGAGGCAAATCTTCCTGTATTTGATCAGGTATTCACCCGCATTGGAGCGGCAGATGATTTGATCTCCGGTCAGAGTACATTCATGGTAGAAATGCTTGAGGCCAAGAATGCCATCATTCACGCGACTCAACAAAGTCTGATTTTGTTCGATGAAATTGGACGGGGTACATCCACCTATGACGGGATGGCACTGGCACAGGCAATCATTGAATACATCCATGAACATATCGGGGCCAAAACCTTATTCTCCACTCACTACCATGAATTAACGGTTCTTGAGGAAGAGTTGGCCAAAGTGAAAAATGTTCATGTAAGTGCGATGGAGCAAAATGGAAAACTTGTTTTTCTTCATAAAATCAAAGAGGGTGCGGCGGACAAAAGTTATGGAATACATGTTGCGGAACTTGCTGAACTGCCGCAGGCCCTCATTCAGAGAGCGAATGAAATTCTTCTTGAGCTTGAACGGAAGGAAGAGCCTTCATCTTCCAATGAAGTAGCCGCTTCAAGGGAGTCGTTTATAGAAAAGCGGGAAACAAGTGAAGAAGATTTGGCCCAGCTATCCTTTTTTGGAGCTGAAAAATCGGAAAAGAAGGAAAAGCTGAATTCCAAAGAAAAGAAATGTATAGAGGAATTAAAAAAATTGGATATCCTTGAAATGACGCCATTGGATGCGATGAATACGCTATACGGCATCCAAAAGAAATTAAAGCAATAA